One Polaribacter sp. SA4-12 genomic window carries:
- a CDS encoding TonB-dependent receptor — protein MKRILFLLFTICQFSLIAQTTISGKVTDFKNNPILGASVYLDGTYDGTSTNDKGEFSFSTSEKGTQTLVISFISFETYIKTADISSFKNLKIKLRDDVNALDAVVINAGTFEAGEKAKVTVLKPLDIVTTASALGDVMGALQTLPGTSTVDEDGRLFVRGGEAEETQIFIDGIRVFTPYAASARNIPTRGRFSPFLFKGISFSTGGYSAEYGQALSSVLQLNTIDEPVEEKTDLSFMTLGLGVGNTQIWGNNSFSVNTSYINLAPYQEAFPDRNTWKKPVQALSGEMVYRHKFKNESLLKLYGAFSYTDFDLIQDDINFVDGFRFGLKNRNLYFNTSYKNRFGDNWKIETGMSFTNDYSNLKIIDNLVTDNENSMHFKVKLKKQFSNRFKISFGSEYFMTDFNEDYTAINSNKFEYGFNNNIFASFAETDIFFSKNVATKIGIRAEHSELLNEFTISPRVSLAYKASKNSQFSLAYGQFYQNPKNEYLKFSQDFKAENTSHLIANYQATKQGQIFRIEAYYKDYKDLVKYDDNTPIFNSNFNNNGSGFAKGFDIFWRQNGKIKNTDYWVSYSYLDTERDYKNYPTAARPSFASKHNLSVVAKHWVEDWKSQIGFSYNFASGRNYTNPNETGFLNNETKNYNSLSLNWAYLIDQQKILYFSVNNVLATQNVFGYNYKNTAEPNGNFDRQAIIPNADRFFFVGFFWTISDNKKTNQLDNL, from the coding sequence ATGAAACGCATTCTATTTTTACTATTTACAATTTGTCAATTTTCTCTAATTGCACAAACTACAATTTCAGGAAAAGTTACTGATTTTAAAAACAACCCTATTTTAGGCGCTAGTGTATATTTAGACGGAACTTACGATGGAACCTCAACAAATGATAAAGGTGAATTCTCTTTTTCTACATCAGAAAAAGGAACACAAACTTTAGTAATTTCATTTATTTCTTTTGAAACCTATATTAAAACAGCCGATATTTCATCATTCAAAAACTTAAAAATAAAATTAAGAGATGATGTGAATGCTTTGGATGCTGTTGTTATAAATGCAGGAACTTTTGAAGCCGGAGAAAAAGCAAAAGTCACTGTTTTAAAACCATTAGACATTGTTACAACTGCAAGTGCTTTGGGCGATGTTATGGGCGCTTTACAGACACTTCCAGGAACTTCTACAGTAGATGAAGACGGACGCCTTTTTGTTCGTGGAGGAGAAGCTGAAGAAACTCAGATTTTTATTGATGGAATTCGTGTTTTCACTCCTTACGCAGCTTCCGCAAGAAATATTCCAACTCGTGGACGCTTTTCACCGTTTTTATTTAAAGGAATTTCTTTTTCTACAGGTGGTTATTCTGCAGAATACGGACAAGCATTATCTAGCGTTTTGCAATTAAATACCATTGACGAACCTGTTGAAGAAAAAACAGATTTGTCTTTTATGACTTTAGGTTTAGGTGTTGGAAACACGCAGATTTGGGGTAACAATTCTTTTAGCGTAAATACTTCTTATATAAATTTAGCTCCTTATCAAGAAGCTTTCCCCGATAGAAATACTTGGAAAAAACCGGTTCAAGCTTTAAGCGGAGAAATGGTGTACAGACATAAATTCAAGAATGAATCTTTATTAAAATTGTACGGGGCATTTAGTTATACAGATTTCGATTTAATACAAGATGACATTAATTTTGTTGATGGTTTTCGTTTCGGATTAAAAAATAGAAACCTTTATTTTAATACTTCTTACAAGAATAGATTTGGTGATAATTGGAAAATAGAAACAGGTATGAGTTTCACAAATGATTACTCTAATCTTAAAATTATTGATAATTTAGTTACAGACAACGAAAACTCAATGCACTTTAAAGTGAAGTTGAAAAAGCAGTTTTCTAATCGTTTTAAAATTAGTTTCGGATCAGAATATTTTATGACAGATTTTAATGAAGATTACACAGCTATCAACAGTAATAAATTTGAATATGGCTTTAACAATAACATTTTTGCTTCTTTTGCAGAAACTGATATTTTCTTTTCTAAAAACGTAGCAACAAAAATCGGAATTCGAGCAGAACATTCAGAGTTATTAAACGAGTTTACAATTTCTCCTCGAGTTTCTTTAGCTTATAAAGCGAGTAAGAATTCGCAGTTTTCTTTAGCTTATGGTCAATTTTATCAGAATCCTAAAAACGAATATTTAAAATTTAGTCAAGATTTTAAAGCTGAAAACACTTCACATTTAATTGCCAATTATCAAGCTACAAAACAAGGTCAGATTTTTAGAATCGAAGCCTATTACAAAGATTACAAAGACTTGGTAAAATACGATGATAATACCCCAATTTTCAACAGTAATTTTAATAATAACGGAAGTGGTTTTGCTAAAGGTTTCGATATTTTCTGGAGACAAAATGGTAAAATTAAAAACACCGATTATTGGGTTTCATATTCATATTTAGACACAGAAAGAGATTACAAAAATTATCCAACTGCAGCAAGACCGAGTTTTGCGTCCAAACATAATTTATCTGTAGTTGCCAAACATTGGGTCGAAGATTGGAAAAGTCAAATTGGTTTCAGTTACAACTTTGCTTCTGGCAGAAATTACACAAACCCAAATGAAACTGGTTTTTTAAATAATGAAACGAAGAATTACAATTCATTAAGTTTAAATTGGGCGTATTTAATAGACCAACAAAAGATTTTGTATTTCTCTGTAAACAACGTTTTAGCCACTCAAAATGTATTTGGTTACAATTACAAAAACACAGCAGAACCAAATGGAAATTTCGATAGACAAGCAATTATTCCAAATGCAGATAGGTTCTTTTTTGTAGGTTTCTTCTGGACAATTAGCGATAATAAAAAAACAAATCAGTTAGATAATTTATAA
- a CDS encoding YaiO family outer membrane beta-barrel protein: MEVRYFKKSCIVAMLFLLISPIFSQQKEFTGNPDTGFEQAREMAFNNQRKEAQELLKLIIAKYPNYLDLRSFLANTYSWDGNYKMAREGFDFVLKKDAKRKLDWIAAIKSEFYAELPFRAKELIKKALFHFPADTDILYQKARSEEKLNKPEEALRTLNEIIRLDKDNQNALSYKKSLFNSLRFNAIGVNYSTIFYNKNERSQSHYSTLNYTRQTKYGSITGKINYSRRFDTDSYQYEVDLYPRIANGLYAYVSAGLSNSNLFPKVRYGAELYKSLPRSFEASLGFRGLQFSTTTIIYTGSVGWYTGNSYWAFRTYITPGDDGTSTSGTLTYRKYYSDADNYFSLSIGAGFSPEVERFPVNTNQAVVFDLQSQKVTGGYSFTSNNKKNAWSISLGIFREEKSLSKGEYYLFYNLGISYDLRFK; this comes from the coding sequence ATGGAAGTAAGATATTTTAAAAAGAGCTGTATTGTTGCTATGTTATTCTTGTTAATTTCTCCGATTTTTTCGCAACAAAAAGAATTTACTGGAAATCCGGATACGGGTTTTGAACAAGCAAGGGAAATGGCCTTCAATAATCAAAGAAAAGAAGCACAAGAATTATTGAAACTTATTATAGCCAAATACCCTAATTACTTAGATTTAAGGTCGTTTTTAGCAAACACCTATTCTTGGGATGGTAATTATAAAATGGCTAGAGAAGGGTTTGATTTTGTATTAAAAAAAGATGCTAAAAGAAAACTAGATTGGATTGCAGCTATAAAAAGTGAATTTTACGCAGAACTTCCTTTTCGAGCAAAAGAATTGATAAAAAAAGCATTATTTCATTTCCCTGCGGATACTGACATACTATATCAAAAAGCAAGGTCTGAAGAAAAATTAAATAAGCCAGAAGAAGCACTGCGCACTTTAAATGAAATTATTCGTTTAGATAAAGATAATCAAAATGCTCTTTCCTATAAAAAGAGCTTATTTAATTCATTGCGTTTTAATGCTATTGGGGTTAATTATTCTACTATTTTTTATAACAAAAACGAAAGAAGTCAATCTCACTACAGTACGTTAAACTACACCAGACAGACTAAATACGGTAGCATTACAGGAAAAATTAATTATTCAAGAAGGTTTGATACAGATAGTTATCAATATGAAGTAGATTTATATCCTAGAATTGCAAATGGTCTCTATGCGTATGTTAGTGCTGGGTTATCGAACTCAAATCTCTTTCCAAAAGTTAGATATGGAGCAGAATTATACAAATCTTTACCTCGTAGTTTTGAAGCCTCTTTAGGTTTTAGAGGATTGCAATTTTCAACTACAACAATAATTTATACAGGATCTGTGGGTTGGTATACAGGTAATAGTTACTGGGCATTTAGAACATATATTACCCCTGGAGATGATGGGACAAGTACATCAGGTACGTTAACCTATAGAAAATATTATAGCGATGCAGACAATTACTTTAGCTTGTCTATTGGTGCTGGTTTTTCTCCGGAAGTAGAACGCTTTCCTGTAAATACAAACCAAGCAGTTGTTTTCGATTTACAATCACAAAAGGTAACTGGAGGTTATTCATTTACATCAAATAACAAAAAGAATGCTTGGAGTATTTCTTTGGGTATCTTTAGAGAAGAGAAAAGTTTATCTAAAGGAGAGTATTATTTATTCTACAACTTAGGCATTTCATATGATTTGAGATTTAAATAA
- a CDS encoding glycosyltransferase family 2 protein has product METHNWFNYILLAFEYLLFIYAFCVFLSYIILAVFSMKETVSYIRKNSFVNYKDILSSEIAPSISIIAPAYNESLNIVENVRSLLSSHYVHYDVILVNDGSKDDSLEKLIATYDLVKVDYLINQQIETMPLRAGVFKSTNPAFEKLIVVDKENGGKADALNVGLNFSRNDYIACIDVDCLLLEDSLQKMIKPFLEYTDRKVIASGGVIRIANSCKIKDGKLIDINFSKSMLVRMQIIEYLRAFLLGRMAWSRLNGLLVISGAFGMFDKDLAIKVGGYDKNTVGEDMEIVVRMRRYMEEQRIKYKVVYIPDPLCWTEAPDSYKILISQRNRWTRGTIETLKKHRVIGFNYKYGILGMLSYPYWLIFERLAPLIEVLGIIYFLVLLTIRDIKWPYTLVFFLAAYLSSIIFTLYTLFSEELTYNQYKKKGIGNKLIFTAFLEPFLLHPLTLYAAIKGNYDYYFNKKKRWGVMTRKGLSTK; this is encoded by the coding sequence ATGGAAACGCACAATTGGTTTAACTATATATTATTGGCATTTGAATATCTTTTATTCATATATGCTTTTTGTGTGTTTTTATCATATATTATATTAGCTGTATTTTCTATGAAAGAAACAGTTTCTTATATCCGTAAAAATAGTTTTGTAAACTATAAAGATATTTTGTCTTCAGAAATTGCTCCTTCTATTTCTATTATTGCACCAGCATATAATGAAAGTTTAAATATCGTTGAAAATGTTAGATCCTTATTGTCTAGTCATTATGTTCATTATGATGTGATTCTTGTGAATGATGGGAGTAAAGATGATAGTTTAGAAAAACTCATTGCTACTTATGATTTGGTAAAGGTTGATTACTTAATAAATCAACAAATAGAAACAATGCCATTAAGAGCAGGTGTCTTTAAATCTACCAATCCTGCTTTTGAAAAATTGATTGTTGTTGATAAAGAAAATGGAGGGAAAGCAGATGCTTTAAATGTGGGTTTAAACTTCAGTAGAAATGATTATATAGCTTGTATAGATGTAGATTGCCTGTTACTCGAAGATTCATTACAAAAAATGATAAAGCCATTTTTAGAGTATACAGATAGAAAAGTTATTGCTTCTGGCGGAGTTATAAGAATTGCTAATTCATGTAAAATTAAGGACGGAAAACTGATAGATATTAATTTTTCGAAAAGCATGTTAGTACGAATGCAAATAATAGAATATTTAAGAGCTTTTTTATTGGGAAGAATGGCGTGGAGTAGATTAAATGGACTCCTGGTGATTTCTGGAGCTTTTGGAATGTTTGATAAAGATTTGGCTATTAAAGTTGGAGGATACGATAAGAATACCGTTGGAGAAGATATGGAGATCGTTGTTCGTATGAGAAGATATATGGAAGAACAAAGAATTAAATACAAAGTAGTATATATACCAGACCCACTTTGTTGGACAGAAGCCCCAGATAGTTATAAAATACTTATATCTCAACGTAATAGATGGACACGAGGAACCATAGAAACATTAAAAAAACATCGAGTTATTGGGTTTAATTATAAATATGGTATTCTAGGAATGTTAAGTTACCCATATTGGCTCATTTTTGAGCGCTTAGCACCACTTATAGAAGTACTCGGAATTATCTATTTTTTAGTTTTGCTTACAATAAGAGACATTAAATGGCCATATACATTAGTATTCTTTTTGGCAGCATACCTTTCTTCAATTATTTTTACACTGTATACGCTGTTTTCAGAAGAACTTACTTACAATCAATACAAGAAAAAAGGAATTGGTAATAAATTGATATTTACAGCCTTTTTAGAACCTTTCTTATTACACCCATTAACTCTATATGCTGCTATAAAAGGAAATTATGATTATTATTTTAATAAAAAGAAAAGATGGGGTGTAATGACTAGAAAAGGATTGAGTACTAAATAA
- a CDS encoding HEAT repeat domain-containing protein: MIFTLNLVSFFEDLPVGVKIMWLLIVVFSLVILVSVFNLKRLRHRLRKEGVSRVQYINKCEQQIVNYLYASEEGEVISRAQRKIITKLKRGLFLNSKRKLIVQILIKLLGEISGEMTNSIRQLYIELGLLKQAKSKLKHRIWHIVVIGIRDLRMLKIVEVHEEIAKHINHPRLEVRRQVNLYFLSVFGYKGLDFLSELKSEISIWDQIGFLEILRKIDDQEMPSLTKWLNSKNDSVVLFTIQLVKFHNRIENKESLLQLINHKNPKIRFEVIKVLNYFHINEAKKQLLKVYKKLTEKEQLAVFKLLENMADQEDESFVLKHLNDVVFEIKVLAIKILKRINTVKFQEFKICNEDISNKEIIRFIENN; encoded by the coding sequence ATGATTTTCACACTAAATTTAGTATCTTTTTTTGAGGATTTACCAGTTGGTGTTAAAATAATGTGGCTGCTTATTGTTGTTTTTTCCTTAGTTATACTCGTTTCCGTTTTTAATTTAAAAAGATTGAGGCATCGTTTAAGAAAAGAAGGAGTTTCTAGAGTGCAATATATAAATAAATGCGAACAGCAAATTGTGAATTATTTATATGCGAGTGAAGAAGGTGAAGTAATTAGTCGAGCTCAAAGAAAAATAATTACGAAGTTAAAGAGAGGTCTGTTTCTCAATTCTAAAAGGAAATTAATAGTACAGATACTTATTAAGTTGCTTGGAGAGATTTCTGGAGAAATGACGAACTCAATTCGTCAACTTTATATTGAATTGGGTTTGTTAAAACAAGCAAAATCTAAGTTAAAACATAGAATTTGGCACATTGTTGTAATCGGAATTAGAGATTTAAGAATGCTAAAAATTGTTGAAGTTCATGAAGAAATAGCGAAGCATATTAACCACCCTAGATTAGAAGTACGCAGACAGGTAAATTTGTATTTTTTAAGTGTGTTTGGGTACAAAGGATTAGATTTTTTAAGCGAACTAAAAAGTGAGATCTCTATATGGGATCAAATAGGTTTTCTTGAAATACTAAGAAAAATAGATGATCAAGAAATGCCAAGTTTAACCAAATGGCTTAATTCTAAAAATGATTCCGTGGTTTTATTTACAATTCAACTAGTAAAATTTCACAATCGAATTGAAAATAAAGAAAGTCTATTACAGTTAATCAATCATAAAAATCCCAAAATTAGGTTTGAGGTTATAAAGGTTCTAAATTATTTTCACATAAATGAAGCAAAAAAACAACTTTTAAAAGTGTACAAAAAATTAACAGAAAAAGAACAACTAGCAGTTTTTAAACTGCTAGAAAACATGGCCGATCAAGAAGATGAATCCTTTGTTTTAAAGCATTTAAATGATGTTGTTTTTGAAATAAAAGTATTGGCTATAAAAATTTTAAAGAGAATTAATACAGTAAAATTTCAGGAGTTTAAAATATGTAACGAAGACATTTCTAATAAAGAAATTATTCGATTTATAGAAAATAATTAA
- a CDS encoding response regulator, with protein sequence MKKIVLAEDNSVFLLLIRLLLEKEGYQLFIAEDGKKAIELIEAQDPDLILTNIMMDFVSGLEVISHVRNVLKKQTPIIVLSAIGQEEMVIKSFDLGANDFMGKPLNPNELIIRIKRILI encoded by the coding sequence ATGAAAAAAATTGTTTTAGCAGAAGATAATTCAGTGTTTTTATTGCTAATAAGACTTCTATTAGAAAAGGAAGGATACCAATTATTTATAGCAGAAGATGGGAAAAAAGCAATTGAATTAATTGAAGCCCAAGATCCTGATTTAATTTTAACAAATATTATGATGGATTTCGTGAGTGGTTTAGAAGTTATAAGTCATGTCCGAAATGTTTTAAAAAAACAAACCCCTATTATTGTTTTATCTGCCATAGGTCAAGAAGAAATGGTTATCAAATCTTTTGATTTAGGAGCAAATGACTTTATGGGTAAACCTTTAAATCCCAATGAATTAATAATTAGAATAAAAAGAATATTAATCTAG
- a CDS encoding SGNH/GDSL hydrolase family protein codes for MFSFFTSVNAQKILFVGNSLTYSNNLPDILEDIANKSGIEIKTKSLCFANYAIADHLNEGKLHKTLSKKKYDYVVVQQGPSSQLEGKKMLIDDGRILKKVCDKYNTKLVYFMVWTSKKWYHTLDLVIENHKIAAKQNNALLFPVGKVWKEYNKHKNVEYLYSLDGFHPSKAGSFLAALTMFHRLYPKENLHLLKFPDYKKWIKNEDSFKLIIKLIEDN; via the coding sequence ATGTTTAGTTTTTTTACATCTGTAAATGCTCAAAAAATATTGTTTGTAGGAAATAGTTTAACCTACTCAAATAATTTACCAGACATTCTTGAAGATATTGCTAATAAATCAGGAATAGAAATTAAAACAAAAAGTTTGTGTTTTGCTAATTACGCAATCGCAGATCATTTAAATGAAGGGAAACTTCACAAAACACTATCTAAAAAAAAGTATGATTATGTTGTTGTACAACAGGGTCCATCGTCTCAATTAGAAGGAAAAAAAATGTTAATAGATGATGGAAGAATTTTAAAAAAGGTTTGTGATAAATATAATACAAAACTCGTTTATTTTATGGTTTGGACTTCTAAAAAATGGTATCACACATTAGATTTAGTAATAGAAAACCATAAAATTGCTGCTAAACAAAATAATGCTTTATTGTTTCCTGTAGGAAAAGTTTGGAAAGAATATAATAAACATAAAAACGTAGAATATTTATATAGTTTAGACGGTTTTCATCCATCTAAAGCAGGAAGTTTTTTAGCTGCTTTAACGATGTTTCATCGTTTATATCCAAAAGAAAATCTTCATCTTTTAAAATTCCCTGATTATAAGAAATGGATAAAAAATGAAGACTCTTTTAAGTTGATTATAAAACTAATTGAAGATAATTAA
- a CDS encoding LTA synthase family protein gives MIKYLLKKIPINYLKVILALIVIFWLISFGEVFLQVKSDKTLLFTMKLITFKFLNDIWTVLLIGIIYLPIFLLLNIGRKKYGQIVFVIIATLLVLGNLTLVRYSLTTLINLGADILGYSVEDIFKTVSSQESSASLASFSPFLIFPILFLLIHAFFKKKVFDDYLLKIILILFAIILPFNFLVSNVKEDKYQNKVYFLANDIIDYKISKLNNNTYALSSTNEYPLLNSAIKTKDVLSPFFNIPQKKPNIVIVILEGFGSEFLDGNHYSGFTPYLDSLISKSLYWENFLSTTGRTFGVMPSLLGSLPFGDSGFLEIPETPSHISLFSILKENDYTTSYFSGTQSNFDKIINFLEYNKVENIVDENKFEDSYKKTDGDSNGFSWGYPDSELFKKMLNTYNVKQVPRFDVALTLSTHEPFLIPSNNVYKAKVDSLFNNTQNLKITRKDIEASKNIFAALLYTDKSIEDFMKAYQKKDDYKNTIFIFTGDHRLIPIEQKDKLCRFHVPLIIYSPMLKKPQRFKSVSSHLDVAPSLVSFLSNNKFISPIKQTAWLGKGLDTAKNFRNIHQIGLMRYKGGLKDFIVKDYLYSSGDLYKIAPSFNIKKVKIDKVLAKMIDSFNEYKKVNNYVTSQDKIYPPIKNKAQTNKIQLTAEEEKNKKELIKGKSYDEVFLIARQQAFAGKRKMARILCDHILKALPNHADTRMLKGRTLSWDGDYELAEKEFLNTLKREPFYDDPYVALLDLYWWSNQDEKGVIIAKKALKNKIRNPLLSFKLAKAYKRLKQTSYSVKVMDSLLKIYPKNKEYIKFKKTLK, from the coding sequence ATGATTAAATATTTATTAAAAAAAATACCTATCAATTACCTGAAGGTAATTTTAGCATTAATAGTAATATTTTGGCTGATCAGTTTTGGAGAAGTGTTTTTACAGGTTAAAAGTGATAAAACACTTTTATTTACAATGAAATTAATCACATTTAAGTTTTTAAATGATATTTGGACTGTTCTTCTGATTGGAATTATTTACTTACCCATATTTCTATTACTCAATATAGGAAGAAAAAAATACGGACAAATTGTATTTGTAATTATAGCTACACTCCTTGTTCTTGGTAACCTTACATTAGTAAGATACAGCCTAACAACATTAATAAATTTGGGTGCAGATATTTTAGGCTATTCTGTTGAAGATATTTTTAAAACAGTCTCCTCACAAGAGTCTTCTGCTTCGCTAGCTAGCTTCTCTCCATTTTTAATTTTTCCAATATTATTTTTGTTAATACACGCCTTTTTCAAGAAAAAAGTGTTTGATGATTACTTACTTAAAATAATTTTAATACTGTTTGCCATCATTCTTCCATTTAACTTTTTAGTTTCAAATGTTAAAGAGGACAAGTATCAAAATAAAGTATATTTTTTAGCTAATGATATTATAGATTATAAAATTAGTAAGCTAAATAATAACACGTATGCTTTGTCAAGTACAAATGAATACCCTTTACTCAATTCAGCAATAAAAACCAAAGATGTTTTAAGTCCATTTTTTAATATTCCGCAAAAAAAACCTAACATAGTTATCGTAATTTTAGAAGGATTTGGAAGTGAATTTTTAGATGGAAATCATTATAGCGGATTTACACCCTATTTAGATAGCCTAATTTCAAAATCTTTGTATTGGGAAAACTTTCTTAGTACAACAGGAAGAACCTTTGGTGTAATGCCATCATTATTAGGCTCATTGCCTTTTGGTGATAGTGGGTTTTTAGAAATACCAGAAACTCCTTCGCATATATCATTGTTTAGTATTTTAAAAGAAAATGACTACACAACTTCTTACTTTTCGGGCACTCAATCAAATTTTGATAAAATTATTAACTTTTTAGAATACAATAAAGTAGAAAACATCGTAGATGAAAATAAATTTGAAGATTCTTACAAAAAAACAGATGGTGACTCTAATGGATTTTCTTGGGGATATCCAGATAGCGAGCTTTTTAAAAAAATGTTAAATACATACAATGTTAAGCAAGTTCCTAGGTTTGATGTTGCATTAACATTAAGTACTCACGAGCCCTTCTTGATTCCTAGTAACAATGTTTACAAAGCAAAAGTAGATAGTCTTTTTAACAATACTCAAAACTTAAAAATTACAAGAAAAGATATTGAAGCAAGCAAAAATATTTTTGCAGCATTATTATATACTGATAAATCTATAGAAGATTTTATGAAAGCATATCAGAAAAAAGATGATTATAAAAATACAATATTTATTTTTACAGGAGACCATCGCTTAATTCCTATTGAGCAAAAAGACAAACTCTGTAGATTTCACGTTCCTCTAATTATTTATAGTCCAATGTTGAAAAAACCACAAAGGTTTAAATCGGTTTCTTCTCATTTAGATGTTGCTCCAAGTTTAGTCTCTTTTTTGTCTAACAATAAATTTATCTCACCAATTAAGCAAACAGCTTGGTTAGGAAAAGGGTTAGATACAGCAAAGAATTTTAGAAATATTCATCAAATTGGATTGATGCGTTATAAAGGCGGATTAAAAGACTTTATAGTTAAAGACTATTTATATTCTAGTGGAGATTTGTATAAAATAGCACCATCCTTCAATATCAAAAAAGTAAAAATTGATAAAGTCTTAGCTAAAATGATTGACTCGTTTAACGAGTATAAAAAGGTAAATAATTACGTTACATCTCAAGATAAAATTTATCCTCCAATAAAAAACAAAGCTCAAACAAACAAGATTCAATTAACAGCAGAAGAAGAAAAAAACAAGAAAGAATTGATAAAAGGAAAATCGTATGACGAAGTTTTTCTTATTGCAAGACAACAAGCTTTTGCTGGAAAAAGAAAAATGGCTAGAATATTGTGTGATCATATTTTAAAAGCATTACCAAATCATGCAGATACTAGGATGTTAAAAGGACGAACATTGTCTTGGGATGGGGACTATGAATTAGCAGAAAAAGAGTTTCTGAACACACTAAAAAGAGAACCTTTTTATGACGATCCATATGTTGCTTTACTAGATTTATACTGGTGGTCTAATCAAGATGAAAAAGGCGTTATTATTGCTAAAAAAGCTTTAAAAAACAAGATAAGAAACCCTTTGCTAAGTTTTAAATTAGCAAAAGCTTATAAAAGATTAAAACAGACCTCATATTCTGTAAAAGTAATGGATAGTCTTTTAAAGATTTACCCTAAAAACAAAGAGTATATCAAATTCAAAAAAACATTAAAATAA
- a CDS encoding DUF2141 domain-containing protein has translation MKKLLLIATLIFSFTNTVNAQEEKETMNLTVEFSGMKSDKGSLFVALYNNKTNFLKKGYRGEIAEIKNKKTVVVFKNLPKGVYAISAFHDANDNKKMDTNFFGIPKEPIGMSNDATGFMGPPKYKDSKFNVDSDKTISIKVN, from the coding sequence ATGAAAAAACTACTTTTAATAGCAACTTTAATTTTTAGCTTTACAAATACTGTAAATGCTCAAGAAGAAAAAGAAACAATGAATTTAACGGTAGAATTTTCTGGTATGAAATCTGATAAAGGAAGTCTTTTTGTAGCTCTTTACAATAATAAAACTAACTTTTTAAAGAAAGGTTACAGAGGAGAAATTGCAGAAATCAAAAATAAAAAAACAGTAGTTGTATTTAAGAATTTGCCAAAAGGAGTGTATGCAATTTCTGCTTTCCACGATGCAAATGATAACAAAAAAATGGACACAAACTTTTTTGGAATTCCGAAAGAACCAATAGGAATGTCTAATGACGCAACTGGTTTTATGGGACCTCCAAAATATAAAGACTCTAAATTTAATGTAGATTCAGACAAAACCATTTCAATAAAAGTAAACTAG